A portion of the Blautia hansenii DSM 20583 genome contains these proteins:
- a CDS encoding phage N-6-adenine-methyltransferase, which yields MFCNPPYGRAIADWVRKGYEESRKPGTTVVMLIPSRTDTAYFHDWIFGKASEVRFLRGRLKFTDEDGNGEDAAPFPSAVIVWRSPESTGREFATWHI from the coding sequence GTGTTCTGCAATCCGCCATACGGCCGAGCGATCGCAGACTGGGTACGCAAAGGCTACGAAGAAAGCCGGAAGCCCGGCACCACCGTGGTTATGCTCATTCCTTCGCGGACTGACACGGCATATTTTCACGACTGGATCTTCGGCAAGGCCAGCGAGGTGAGATTCCTCCGCGGCCGCCTGAAATTCACCGACGAGGACGGAAACGGCGAGGACGCAGCTCCGTTTCCTTCTGCCGTCATAGTGTGGCGGAGTCCGGAAAGCACCGGACGCGAGTTTGCCACATGGCACATATAA
- a CDS encoding phage portal protein, translating into MKGFNAPSGSAHEDIDFNNYTMRQRARMLYMAAPIATSAIKTNRTNVVGVGLRLKSRIDREVLGLSPDQAERWQKETEREFSLWASNKRACDATGMNNFYGLQQLALISWLLSGDCIGLIKQYETTQLLPYSLRVHLIESDRIATPNNYGAGTTLYYTTGKNPETGNTIYDGVEVDKNGMVVAYHIRSNYPYELGAPVTEWARVLAYQQRTGLPNVLHVIDTERPDQYRGVSYLAQVIEPLLQLRRYTESELMAAVVESFYTAFIKTEAPTDEMPFNEVDPVPPGEMRNPNEYSMGPGQINVMGPGESVEFANPTHPNGSFDKFAVAISAQVGAALEIPSDLLLKSFNASYSASRAALLEAWKAFKMRREWLADDFCRPCYEVWMSEAVARGRIYAPGFFQNPAIRAAYLGSEWLGPSQGQLDPVKEITAEILACSEGFSTHEQSTIRLNGGQWDSNVEQLRRENEKLGGNPPDPHQSGTGTAEPDGEQDPPEGDDNPHNPETARKRGTVALRSLVIGEQIKQTIQGG; encoded by the coding sequence GTGAAAGGCTTTAATGCTCCCAGCGGATCCGCTCACGAGGACATAGACTTCAACAACTACACCATGCGACAGCGTGCCCGCATGTTATACATGGCCGCGCCGATCGCTACCTCGGCGATCAAAACCAACCGCACAAACGTGGTAGGCGTCGGGCTCAGGCTTAAAAGCCGGATCGACCGCGAAGTGCTCGGACTCTCACCGGATCAGGCAGAACGGTGGCAGAAAGAAACAGAGCGAGAGTTTTCCCTCTGGGCCAGCAACAAGAGAGCCTGCGACGCCACCGGCATGAATAACTTCTACGGGCTCCAGCAGCTCGCGCTGATCTCGTGGCTGCTCTCCGGTGACTGCATAGGGTTAATCAAGCAGTACGAAACCACTCAGCTACTCCCCTACTCTCTCCGCGTCCACCTGATCGAGTCCGACAGAATCGCAACACCGAACAACTACGGGGCCGGGACTACGCTCTACTACACAACCGGAAAGAACCCGGAAACGGGCAACACCATATACGACGGCGTGGAAGTAGACAAGAACGGCATGGTGGTGGCGTATCACATACGCAGCAACTACCCGTATGAGCTCGGCGCTCCGGTTACTGAATGGGCCCGCGTTCTGGCATACCAGCAAAGAACCGGCCTTCCGAATGTGCTCCACGTCATTGACACAGAGCGCCCGGATCAGTACCGCGGCGTGAGTTATCTCGCGCAGGTGATCGAGCCGCTGCTGCAGCTTCGCAGGTATACCGAGTCCGAACTCATGGCCGCAGTCGTCGAGAGCTTTTACACTGCCTTCATTAAGACAGAAGCCCCGACTGATGAAATGCCATTCAATGAGGTGGATCCGGTACCACCCGGAGAAATGCGGAACCCGAACGAGTACAGCATGGGGCCGGGCCAGATCAATGTCATGGGGCCGGGTGAAAGCGTAGAATTTGCAAACCCGACGCACCCGAACGGCAGCTTCGACAAGTTCGCCGTAGCGATCAGTGCGCAAGTAGGCGCCGCGCTGGAAATTCCCAGCGATCTGCTCCTGAAATCCTTCAACGCCTCATACAGTGCGAGCCGTGCTGCTCTGCTGGAAGCGTGGAAGGCGTTCAAAATGCGCCGCGAATGGCTGGCGGACGACTTCTGCCGCCCGTGCTATGAAGTGTGGATGAGCGAAGCCGTGGCCCGTGGCCGCATATATGCGCCGGGCTTTTTCCAGAATCCAGCAATCCGCGCCGCGTATCTCGGCAGCGAATGGCTCGGCCCGTCTCAGGGACAGCTCGATCCAGTGAAGGAAATCACGGCCGAGATCCTCGCGTGCAGTGAAGGCTTCTCCACTCACGAGCAGAGCACGATCCGCCTCAACGGTGGCCAATGGGACAGCAACGTGGAACAGCTCAGACGTGAAAATGAAAAGCTCGGAGGCAATCCGCCAGATCCGCACCAGAGCGGCACCGGAACAGCGGAACCGGACGGCGAACAGGATCCGCCAGAAGGCGACGACAATCCGCACAACCCTGAAACAGCTCGCAAGAGGGGCACGGTGGCTCTCCGCAGCCTCGTGATCGGCGAGCAGATAAAGCAAACCATACAAGGAGGATAA
- a CDS encoding protoporphyrinogen oxidase, producing MAEGKQNLQNAAIIAKLFGVTDRRIQQLAKEGIIPAAQKRPYMFDLLPTVQSYIRYLSDKANGREAKSADTAQVEMEKLRAEADMKRSKADMAAMQLKELEGKMHRSEDVEAVTNDLVYTVRSMIMALPGRLAMDVVQVASANEASALIRAECYKILNELANYNYDPAVYQRRVRDREGWSDVIVAADEADD from the coding sequence ATGGCGGAGGGCAAGCAGAATCTCCAAAACGCTGCCATTATTGCGAAGCTTTTCGGCGTCACCGACCGCCGGATCCAGCAGCTCGCAAAAGAGGGAATTATTCCAGCCGCCCAGAAGCGGCCGTATATGTTCGACCTGCTTCCGACGGTGCAATCTTACATCCGTTACCTGAGTGACAAAGCCAACGGCCGAGAGGCCAAAAGCGCCGACACCGCTCAGGTTGAAATGGAGAAGCTGCGGGCTGAGGCTGACATGAAACGCAGTAAGGCAGACATGGCAGCCATGCAACTGAAAGAGCTCGAAGGCAAAATGCACCGCAGCGAGGACGTGGAGGCCGTGACGAATGACCTCGTTTACACTGTCCGCAGCATGATAATGGCACTCCCCGGACGTTTGGCCATGGACGTTGTGCAGGTGGCAAGCGCCAACGAAGCCTCGGCACTGATCCGGGCTGAGTGCTACAAAATTCTGAACGAGCTCGCAAACTACAACTACGATCCGGCGGTATATCAGCGGCGGGTGCGGGATCGTGAAGGCTGGAGCGACGTTATAGTGGCCGCTGATGAAGCCGACGACTAA
- a CDS encoding phage terminase large subunit family protein gives MKPTTKKSTAKLNAAIAPAIRNFKPPEDLTVAEWADRHRRLSPENSAESGPWRTSRTPYLREPMEAFTDPKIRKIVMVAASQVGKSELELNIIGYIIDQDPGSILFVQPSLDDARKFSRLRIAPMIRDSKVLRAKVSDVKSKDSGNTILQKSFPGGMLTITGSNSASALASTPARYILGDERDRWAVSAGAEGDPWALAEARQATFYNAKAVEVSTPTIKGASNIESSYYLGTQERWCHQCPECGEYGEITFDRVHFEHTVAKVRGKKAYKIVGPITWCCPSCGCIVPEEKMRKQPAKWIAENPAAYDEGVRSFWLNAFSSPWTPWEKIALKFLQAKDDPQKLKVVYNTLLGELWEDRGDIADEDTMLARREDYGTNADGSPVEVPEGVLVLTCGVDTQDNRLEYEVVGHGFYGETWGIKKGYIMGKPDTDEVWQQLDDVIDHVYRFNDGKGLRISITCVDSGGHYTQEVYTRCRERKNKRVFAIKGKGGDGIPFVTPPSKVPIKDNKRITCWLYTLGVDAGKETIMSSLKVQEAGPKYCHFPIHESCGYDTYYFNGLLSERLELTQTKRGNQWHWVKIPGHNRNEALDCRNYANAGLKIIDPDMFAVERRLKNVQETPQTKPAQRRKPKPAARNYFDEW, from the coding sequence ATGAAGCCGACGACTAAAAAATCCACCGCGAAACTCAACGCAGCCATAGCACCGGCCATTCGCAACTTTAAGCCACCCGAAGATCTGACGGTGGCCGAATGGGCCGATAGACACCGCCGCCTATCCCCGGAGAACTCCGCGGAGTCTGGCCCGTGGCGCACTTCGCGCACGCCGTACCTGCGGGAACCTATGGAAGCGTTCACGGATCCGAAGATCCGTAAGATCGTAATGGTGGCAGCGTCTCAGGTGGGAAAATCTGAGCTGGAGCTGAACATAATCGGCTACATTATCGACCAAGATCCCGGCTCGATCCTGTTCGTCCAGCCTTCCCTCGACGACGCCCGAAAGTTCTCACGCCTCCGTATCGCTCCAATGATACGAGACAGCAAGGTGCTGAGGGCGAAAGTTTCCGACGTCAAAAGCAAAGACTCCGGGAACACAATCCTCCAGAAGTCATTCCCCGGCGGTATGCTCACGATCACAGGATCCAACAGCGCCTCCGCTCTGGCTTCCACTCCCGCCCGCTACATTCTCGGCGACGAGCGCGACCGCTGGGCCGTGTCTGCCGGTGCTGAGGGTGATCCGTGGGCTCTGGCCGAAGCCAGACAGGCCACGTTCTACAATGCGAAGGCCGTCGAGGTATCAACTCCGACCATAAAAGGCGCTTCAAATATCGAAAGCAGCTACTACCTCGGAACACAGGAACGCTGGTGCCACCAGTGCCCTGAGTGTGGAGAGTACGGCGAGATCACCTTCGACCGCGTACACTTTGAACATACGGTGGCCAAAGTCCGCGGGAAAAAGGCGTACAAGATCGTGGGCCCGATTACATGGTGCTGCCCCTCCTGCGGCTGCATAGTACCGGAGGAAAAAATGCGGAAGCAGCCCGCAAAGTGGATCGCCGAGAACCCGGCGGCCTACGACGAGGGCGTCCGCTCCTTCTGGCTGAACGCTTTTTCTTCTCCATGGACTCCGTGGGAAAAGATCGCGCTCAAATTTCTGCAAGCTAAGGACGATCCACAAAAGCTCAAAGTAGTTTACAACACACTGCTGGGTGAGCTCTGGGAGGATCGCGGCGACATAGCCGACGAAGACACCATGCTGGCCCGGCGCGAGGACTACGGCACCAATGCCGACGGCTCTCCCGTCGAAGTTCCGGAGGGTGTTCTCGTTCTCACCTGCGGCGTAGATACTCAGGACAACCGTTTGGAGTATGAAGTCGTGGGCCATGGCTTCTACGGTGAAACGTGGGGCATAAAAAAGGGCTACATCATGGGAAAGCCAGACACCGACGAGGTATGGCAGCAGCTCGACGACGTGATCGATCACGTTTACCGCTTCAATGACGGAAAAGGGCTGCGGATCTCAATCACCTGCGTGGACTCTGGCGGCCACTACACCCAAGAGGTATACACTCGCTGCCGTGAGCGTAAAAACAAGCGTGTTTTTGCTATCAAGGGCAAGGGCGGCGACGGGATCCCGTTCGTGACGCCTCCGTCAAAGGTTCCGATCAAGGACAACAAGCGGATCACCTGCTGGCTCTACACGCTCGGCGTTGACGCTGGAAAAGAAACGATCATGTCGAGCCTAAAGGTTCAGGAAGCTGGCCCGAAATATTGCCATTTCCCGATCCACGAGTCATGCGGCTACGATACCTATTATTTCAATGGACTGCTCTCCGAGCGTCTGGAGCTCACGCAAACAAAGCGCGGCAACCAGTGGCACTGGGTAAAAATCCCCGGACACAACCGGAACGAGGCCCTCGACTGCCGAAACTATGCGAACGCAGGGTTAAAAATCATAGATCCGGACATGTTCGCGGTGGAGCGACGCCTGAAAAATGTCCAAGAAACGCCGCAAACCAAACCGGCGCAGCGCCGAAAACCAAAACCGGCAGCCCGGAACTACTTCGACGAGTGGTAA
- a CDS encoding DUF4406 domain-containing protein — MRKKLVYICSPCRGDVEKNIEKAQRYCREAVELWDDVIPIAPHVYFTQFLDDTKQEERAAGMDMGLSLLAMCDELWVYGIENPSEGMRSEIEYAKQHQIPIRDAAELYRNREAETLPIGDALIVLPSHVGHLNGVAAIESTTVRINGEMILDLAIELRRHPGHDITLEADKGADSEVDQ; from the coding sequence ATGAGAAAAAAACTGGTTTACATCTGCTCCCCGTGCCGCGGGGACGTTGAAAAGAACATAGAAAAAGCCCAGCGCTACTGTCGCGAAGCCGTCGAGCTCTGGGACGACGTGATCCCGATCGCGCCTCATGTATATTTTACCCAGTTTCTTGACGACACCAAGCAGGAGGAACGCGCCGCGGGCATGGACATGGGCCTCTCACTTCTGGCCATGTGTGACGAGCTCTGGGTTTACGGTATCGAGAATCCGAGCGAGGGCATGAGGAGCGAGATCGAATACGCAAAGCAGCACCAGATCCCGATCCGGGACGCTGCCGAGCTTTACAGAAACCGCGAAGCCGAAACACTTCCGATCGGTGACGCACTGATCGTTCTCCCTTCTCACGTCGGGCACCTGAACGGCGTCGCCGCGATTGAATCCACCACCGTGCGGATCAATGGCGAAATGATCTTAGACCTTGCGATCGAGCTCAGACGACACCCCGGCCACGACATCACACTGGAGGCCGACAAAGGCGCAGACTCGGAGGTAGATCAATGA
- a CDS encoding head maturation protease, ClpP-related codes for MKTKHSGLIMGPAAAPQAPAATKFWNMASTGDDEGEITLYGDVMSQQPVDWWTGEPEPGLFITPEGFMEDLAAVKDKGHITVKLNSCGGDLYTGIAIHNALKALSGEVNVIVEGIAASAASVIMCAGDTVTVYPGSLIMIHGVSVMLWDYMNMQDMKQLMKGMDASERAVAEIYNSKTGIEVDTLRSMMTKETWFTGREALEKGFADAIKEDEDDPEMSMSADRKVLFVNGVRHNVDGLQHVPGTIPVKAIATPPAAKPGANKKKPTTKAAKKEGGNKPMDEKELRATYPEIVAQIEASARTEAQNASGEAVAAERQRIEQIDSIAASIPDQQLVHDAKYGDNPCTAQELCFRVMQASAASGQNFLAAYQAEGAKSGAADVGAAPNGGTPASAQEQDAADIQAVVSAYNQTKGGMK; via the coding sequence ATGAAAACCAAACATAGCGGCCTAATCATGGGCCCGGCTGCTGCTCCACAAGCTCCCGCGGCGACAAAGTTCTGGAATATGGCCAGCACCGGCGACGACGAGGGAGAGATCACTCTCTACGGCGACGTTATGAGCCAGCAGCCCGTTGACTGGTGGACAGGCGAACCGGAGCCCGGCCTTTTTATCACACCGGAGGGCTTCATGGAGGATCTGGCAGCAGTTAAAGACAAGGGGCACATCACCGTCAAGCTCAATAGCTGCGGCGGCGATCTCTACACCGGGATCGCAATCCACAACGCACTGAAAGCTCTCAGCGGTGAGGTGAACGTCATTGTCGAGGGGATCGCGGCCAGCGCTGCGAGCGTTATCATGTGCGCGGGCGACACCGTGACCGTGTACCCCGGTTCCCTAATTATGATCCACGGCGTAAGCGTTATGCTCTGGGACTACATGAACATGCAGGACATGAAGCAGCTTATGAAAGGAATGGACGCCAGCGAGCGGGCCGTGGCCGAGATCTACAACAGCAAGACAGGGATCGAAGTCGATACTCTCCGCAGCATGATGACCAAGGAGACGTGGTTCACCGGCCGCGAAGCTCTGGAGAAGGGCTTCGCTGACGCAATCAAAGAGGACGAGGACGATCCAGAAATGAGCATGAGCGCCGACAGAAAGGTGCTTTTTGTTAATGGAGTACGCCACAACGTTGACGGTCTCCAGCATGTGCCGGGCACTATCCCGGTGAAAGCAATCGCGACTCCACCGGCTGCAAAGCCCGGAGCAAATAAAAAGAAGCCGACCACAAAGGCGGCAAAAAAAGAAGGAGGTAACAAACCTATGGACGAGAAGGAACTGAGGGCAACATACCCGGAGATCGTGGCCCAGATCGAGGCCAGCGCAAGAACCGAAGCGCAGAACGCTTCCGGTGAGGCCGTGGCAGCAGAACGCCAGAGAATCGAGCAGATCGACTCGATCGCCGCCTCTATCCCGGATCAGCAGCTCGTACACGACGCCAAGTACGGCGACAACCCTTGCACAGCTCAGGAGCTTTGCTTCCGTGTTATGCAGGCCAGCGCAGCGTCCGGCCAGAATTTCCTCGCAGCATATCAGGCAGAGGGAGCAAAATCCGGAGCCGCAGACGTAGGCGCAGCACCTAACGGCGGCACGCCTGCAAGCGCTCAGGAACAGGACGCAGCAGACATTCAGGCGGTAGTTTCCGCCTATAACCAGACCAAAGGAGGTATGAAGTAA
- a CDS encoding DNA-methyltransferase, whose translation MILQGDALEELRKLPDKCCSVCVTSPPYYNARDYGAADQLGTESSPEEYTRKLVEAFREVARVLKDDGTLWLNIGDSYARHIEDGGIKRKDLIGIPWLLALALRSDGWYLRADIIWNKPNAMPESAKDRPARSHEYVFLLSKAAAYYYDAEAVKELAVGYDPKKPGRKRGNAKTFRGGTAYTHDQAKANSAEVDRGSHGLQRNETGKRNRRDVWTIATRPYKGAHLSTFPEELAKICILAGSKPGDTVLDPFSGSGTTGAAALKEGRNYIGIEINPDTCKIQEQRLAEAAQEGAKP comes from the coding sequence ATGATCCTACAAGGTGACGCACTGGAGGAACTCAGAAAGCTGCCGGACAAATGCTGCAGCGTCTGCGTAACTTCACCACCCTACTACAACGCCAGAGACTACGGAGCCGCCGATCAGCTCGGAACCGAAAGCTCTCCGGAGGAATACACCCGCAAGCTGGTGGAAGCCTTCCGGGAAGTCGCCAGAGTCCTGAAAGACGACGGCACCCTCTGGCTAAATATCGGCGACAGCTACGCGAGGCATATCGAGGACGGAGGGATCAAGCGCAAGGATCTGATCGGGATCCCGTGGCTGCTGGCTCTGGCTCTCAGAAGTGACGGCTGGTACCTCCGGGCGGACATTATCTGGAACAAGCCCAACGCCATGCCAGAAAGCGCCAAAGACAGACCGGCAAGATCTCACGAGTATGTTTTTTTACTCAGTAAAGCGGCCGCCTATTACTACGACGCCGAGGCCGTCAAGGAGCTGGCCGTCGGGTACGATCCGAAAAAGCCCGGCCGGAAGCGCGGCAACGCGAAAACCTTCCGCGGCGGCACTGCCTACACTCACGATCAGGCCAAAGCCAACAGCGCCGAGGTGGATCGAGGCAGCCACGGGCTCCAGAGAAATGAAACCGGCAAACGAAACCGCCGGGACGTCTGGACGATCGCCACACGGCCATATAAGGGCGCCCACCTCTCCACGTTCCCGGAGGAACTGGCCAAGATCTGCATACTGGCCGGGAGCAAACCGGGCGACACGGTTCTGGATCCATTCTCAGGAAGTGGAACCACAGGAGCCGCAGCCCTCAAAGAAGGGCGGAACTATATCGGGATAGAGATTAACCCCGACACCTGCAAAATACAAGAGCAGCGACTCGCTGAGGCTGCTCAGGAAGGAGCCAAACCATGA
- a CDS encoding Holliday junction resolvase RecU: protein MSWDTVPGRNGEGYPDPTASTALARVQHSQKGLQSKRAGEHFENMITASLNWYCDKGVAFVEKTPEPMKPLRKPDRQGRFLACYTKAGQPDFKGTLTGGRAVVFEAKHTDSDKIDQSRLTPEQVESLTLHHKLGAAAFIMVSVGLENFYRVPWEVWRDMKQIYGRKHMKLEDLEPYRVQYIAGILKLLEGVEIDYTEEGGTP from the coding sequence ATGAGCTGGGACACGGTTCCGGGAAGAAATGGCGAAGGCTACCCGGATCCAACAGCAAGCACCGCCCTTGCACGGGTGCAGCATAGCCAGAAAGGACTCCAGAGCAAGCGAGCCGGTGAACACTTCGAGAATATGATCACCGCAAGCCTGAACTGGTACTGCGACAAGGGCGTGGCCTTCGTTGAAAAGACTCCGGAGCCCATGAAGCCACTCAGGAAGCCAGACCGACAGGGCCGTTTCCTTGCTTGCTACACCAAAGCCGGACAGCCGGACTTCAAGGGAACGCTCACCGGTGGCCGGGCCGTGGTATTTGAGGCGAAACACACCGACAGCGACAAGATCGACCAGAGCCGCCTCACTCCTGAGCAGGTGGAAAGTCTGACGCTGCACCACAAGCTCGGAGCTGCTGCCTTCATCATGGTGAGCGTGGGGCTGGAAAACTTCTACCGGGTACCGTGGGAAGTATGGCGAGACATGAAGCAGATCTACGGGCGCAAACACATGAAGCTCGAAGATCTGGAACCGTACCGCGTGCAATATATCGCCGGGATCCTCAAACTGCTGGAAGGTGTGGAGATCGACTACACCGAGGAAGGAGGCACGCCATGA
- a CDS encoding DUF1492 domain-containing protein, with protein sequence MHQNSEAKQPKETDEIKKKLESYAALHRRIDNQIERLENLEAVMGSISSPSFDGISGGGGDGTSKQERQVIQKVTLEETIRRMIADEDQERSELEALISEMEKPDEQTVLEMHYFDAANWWTVCAALHGSREDYDEHEQRYLKRTFKLHGSALQSLAKIYRAKQEQG encoded by the coding sequence ATGCACCAGAACAGTGAGGCAAAACAGCCGAAGGAAACCGACGAGATCAAGAAAAAGCTGGAAAGCTACGCAGCACTCCACCGCAGGATCGACAACCAGATCGAACGGCTGGAGAATCTGGAGGCCGTCATGGGCTCCATATCCTCGCCGAGCTTCGACGGAATATCCGGAGGCGGTGGCGACGGAACCAGCAAACAAGAACGGCAAGTGATCCAGAAGGTAACACTGGAGGAAACGATCCGCCGCATGATCGCAGACGAGGATCAGGAACGCAGCGAACTGGAGGCCCTGATCTCCGAAATGGAAAAGCCGGACGAGCAGACCGTGTTAGAAATGCACTACTTCGACGCAGCGAACTGGTGGACGGTGTGCGCCGCCCTTCATGGTAGCCGGGAGGACTACGACGAACACGAGCAGCGCTACCTCAAAAGAACATTCAAGCTGCACGGCTCGGCGCTTCAATCGCTGGCCAAAATATACAGAGCAAAACAAGAACAGGGATAA
- a CDS encoding type II toxin-antitoxin system PemK/MazF family toxin — protein MKRGEIYYIESTYRETGSEQRGGRPAVIVSNDKNNENSEVVEVVYMTTKPKNDLPTHVFIRSALSPSTVLCEQVNSVSVKRIGTLIGKLTKSELAAVDSALAISLGIDFMDPKPAVKEAEHLLEEISKQPLRIVQQDPDVEKIKLETERDLYRNLYNELLSKTMKGASA, from the coding sequence ATGAAACGCGGTGAAATTTATTATATCGAAAGCACATACCGGGAAACCGGAAGCGAGCAGAGAGGCGGCCGTCCTGCGGTGATCGTCTCCAATGACAAGAACAACGAAAACAGCGAGGTTGTGGAAGTGGTATACATGACCACCAAACCAAAAAACGACCTCCCAACTCATGTATTTATCCGGAGCGCACTCTCCCCTTCTACCGTCTTATGCGAACAGGTAAACAGCGTAAGCGTGAAAAGGATCGGGACGCTGATCGGAAAATTGACAAAGAGCGAGCTCGCAGCCGTGGACTCTGCTCTGGCAATCTCTCTGGGGATCGACTTCATGGATCCGAAGCCCGCAGTCAAAGAAGCGGAGCATTTACTGGAAGAAATAAGCAAGCAGCCACTCCGGATCGTCCAGCAGGATCCAGACGTTGAAAAGATCAAGCTCGAAACTGAGCGCGATCTCTACCGGAATTTATACAATGAGCTGCTGAGCAAAACCATGAAAGGAGCAAGTGCATGA
- a CDS encoding site-specific DNA-methyltransferase produces MDYKTEAQPKATAGGVPVFCAHDAIVAIEKLIPNPKNPNTHPDAQIQALGRIIRQTGWRAPITVSKRSGFIVKGHGRLAAAKLEGLTEVPVDYQNYTNEAEEYADLVADNRIAELAEIDNKLLADIFADIDTGEIPMELTGYTDKEVESLVTGLAEALHNDLTEPDEIPELPEEDQTITQRGDLWILGNHRLVCGDSTNEADRALLLDGAEPQILLMDPPYCSGGFQESGRSTGSIGTKRYDANGKEIKVTIANDSLSTRGYQQLMRSILKQFTGTVVYCFTDWRMWLYLYDVMEESGFGVKNMIVWNKKTPGMGMGWRTQHELIMFAHRTKPAWDNHKGYGNVIEATRSGNELHPTQKPVEILEKLLDNTQWAEGVMDAFGGSGTTLIAAESIGQKSYLMELSPQFVDTIVKRYIRTTGKTTGIRLFRKGKELGREHFERMFTE; encoded by the coding sequence ATGGACTATAAAACAGAAGCGCAGCCAAAGGCAACCGCTGGAGGGGTACCGGTATTCTGCGCACATGACGCGATCGTGGCCATAGAGAAGCTGATCCCCAACCCGAAGAATCCGAACACACACCCGGACGCACAGATCCAAGCACTCGGCCGCATTATCCGCCAGACCGGGTGGAGGGCGCCGATCACAGTGTCGAAGCGCTCCGGCTTCATAGTAAAGGGCCACGGCCGCCTCGCTGCTGCCAAGCTCGAAGGACTCACCGAAGTGCCGGTGGACTACCAGAACTACACGAACGAGGCCGAGGAATACGCCGATCTGGTGGCCGACAACCGGATCGCAGAGCTGGCAGAGATCGACAACAAGCTGCTGGCTGACATTTTCGCCGACATTGACACCGGCGAGATCCCAATGGAGCTGACCGGCTACACCGACAAGGAAGTGGAAAGCCTCGTCACTGGACTGGCCGAAGCCCTGCACAATGACCTCACAGAGCCGGACGAGATCCCAGAGCTTCCGGAGGAAGATCAGACAATCACGCAACGCGGCGATCTCTGGATTCTCGGAAACCACCGCCTCGTGTGCGGAGACAGTACAAACGAAGCCGATCGCGCTCTCCTACTCGACGGAGCCGAGCCTCAGATCCTTCTCATGGATCCGCCGTACTGCTCCGGAGGTTTTCAGGAATCCGGACGCAGCACCGGAAGTATCGGAACCAAACGCTACGACGCAAACGGGAAGGAAATCAAAGTGACGATCGCGAACGATTCCCTCAGCACTCGCGGATACCAGCAGCTCATGCGCTCGATCCTGAAACAGTTCACCGGTACCGTGGTTTATTGCTTCACCGACTGGAGAATGTGGCTCTATCTCTACGACGTAATGGAGGAAAGCGGGTTCGGCGTCAAGAATATGATCGTCTGGAATAAGAAAACGCCGGGCATGGGTATGGGCTGGAGAACTCAGCACGAGCTGATAATGTTCGCACACCGTACAAAGCCAGCATGGGACAACCACAAGGGCTACGGGAACGTGATCGAAGCCACCCGCTCCGGGAATGAACTCCATCCGACACAAAAGCCAGTGGAGATACTGGAGAAACTGCTGGACAATACACAGTGGGCCGAGGGAGTCATGGACGCCTTCGGAGGATCTGGCACGACTCTGATCGCTGCGGAAAGTATAGGCCAGAAGTCGTACCTCATGGAGCTGAGTCCTCAGTTTGTTGATACAATCGTAAAACGCTACATAAGGACAACCGGCAAGACGACCGGGATCCGACTGTTCAGGAAGGGCAAAGAGCTGGGCCGCGAGCACTTCGAGAGAATGTTCACGGAATAA